The sequence TCAGGATTGTGCTAGAGCCTTAGCACGAACTTAGCATGGTTCAATCCAAAGTTCGGTTTGCTCTCTGTGTGGTGTTTCGTTCTCTCCTCGTGCCAGTTTGGGTTTCCTCTTGTTTGGTTTTCTCGTATCTCTCAAGAACATGCTGGTAACATGCTGAATGCTTCTTCTTTGTGTGAATGatgtcccatccagggtgtttcCTCCTCAAGCTCCTCAAATAATGACACTTTTAATCccttttatttgtatggcaTGATGCTATGTATAAAGGAGCTAGGAGTGCGTACAGATAACACGAATAAAGAACAGATTTGACTAGATTGCTGTTACTACCTTATTTCCAGTGCTCTGAGTCTCTTTCACTTTGCATTGTTTGTTCAGCAAGTGTGAAGTATGAAGCGTATCCTGTAAGTAGTAACAGATCAGTGCATCACGGCTGAGTAGGTGACCTAGTCCAGCCCAACACGTACTGCATTTCCGTTCCCACTCGTCACTCTCGGGAGTAACGTTGTATAGGAGAGTATATGAGTTGTTGATGAAACGTTGATTTCTACTCAGTAGTAAAGCTTTATAGAAATTTATATCGAATTTGTTTGACTTTTCGTATTTTTTATCCATATATACATTTTCCTCTGTTCTTAATTGTAGCAGTTGTTTGGCTGCTGAAAGTCTCTAGCTGCAGCAGAATTGGTGTACTGTTGTGCTATATAATGGCgtatgtcagtttttttttttcttccttctttttctcgCCCAATATGTTttctcatcctcctcatctCCTTTTCATCGTTTTGTCTTTCTTGTGCTTGTGAGGTCTGTTTCAGCTGTGACCTGACCCCTGTTCTACAGATCATTTAATCCTTCAGATGGCCGAGATGTCACAGGCGAGTATGTGAACGAAGGCGCTCGCGTAACTGCCACGTTAAGAATAACCTATACTATACTGTTGTATTGCTGAAGTGCAGGTTGTTTAGTAGATGATCATTCCAGGGTGCAGGGAATTAAATACGTGTCTAATTCGGATTTCAGTAACCGTTGAGGAATGGCTATTCGGGTTATAACTCGGAAAGAGAGTGACGCCACTTTTATCTTCAGTGGCTGCAGACACAATAGACGTAGAAAAGAAAGCGAAAGGTCCAACAAATGTTGAAAGCGAAAGTGAAACTATCAACAAATATCAGGTTCAACTGAACGTTTCAGATGAGGTCCGGTGTCAGGAGTAAAAATCTGACGAACATTTATGCAATTGCAGTGCTGATGCATGTTCCTCCAGTACTGACATGCTGTATTTCTAAACCAACTAAATAGCTAAGTGATGATGAGAATGCTGAAGGGCATTATGTAGCAATTGGGACATGCCTTGAGCAGCAATACCTCAGTTGGATATTGGGCTTAACTGCAAACCAGATGTACCGGATTTGTCTCCATTATAACTTCAGACCAAAGACGTAAAATCTTCTTTTTAATCTGGCTAATTCCGTTCCCAGGCCAGTACACTTCTAAATAGTGTactaaataaatagttaaactAAACTGTATACCATGTTACCACACACAGCATTAGTGTCTTCTCTTCAGTCCCAAAAAGATTTGTGTTTCTGCAGTACTATCTTGAGACGCTCTCAGACCTGACCGAGATCATTGTCCTCTTACTAAccacacacgcttacacacacacacacacacaccccaagtGCTTTTAACTGAACCCTTGTGTGCTTCCTTTAAGTGTTAGCTGAACGTATAAAGTCGAATGCAGTCTCCTGGCATGTAACTGATTGTCTACAGCAGGTACAGAGTTTAGGATTGAGAATCATTGCATTGTTCTCCTTGACGAATCTCTCTGCAGGATCATGTGCTGCTAGATAAGAGTCTCTGtacacacaacaggacagacaGAATCTTATCCTTATCCCAAACCTGCATTGTTTGCCATATGAAGGCACTTACAGGTTTGTAATTTTGATTGACGTTTCTATCGGTTGTACGTTCACTGCATATTAAAAGCAAACACTTAAGTCTGACTTTTCTCATACGGAGAGAGGGACGAGTCActataaatggaaattgaaacatttggcagacgccgttatccagagcgacttacagaagtgctgtTGAAGTCTCTCAATGAATACATGGATACTGGTTCAGTAGGTCACAAAAGACTATCAgtataaaactaaaagtatTTTAGTTGCCTCTTTCACTATTTTCAATGTTATGTTGCAGTCTGATACTACAGTCGTTCAAatgcattctttctttttttttcttttttctcattaatCTGCTCTCAGTGGCCCATAAtaacaaagtaaaaacagaaTTCTGTTTGCAAATGTATGAAAAAGGCAATTCTGTAATCACATGTACATAAGTCTTCAGACCCTTTGCAAAAACTCAGGCACCTTCCATTTCTCTTGATCATTGCTGAGCTGTTCTTCATCTTGATTCGAGTCCACCTGTAGTAAATTAAATTGATTACACATGATTTGGGCAAAAACCAAGCCATGAGGTCAAAGAAACTGCCTGCAGAGCTCAGCGACAGGTTTGTTGCAAGGCAGAGATCTGTGTTGCAAGGCTACAAAAAATTTCTGTGGCACTAAAGATTCCCGAGAGCACGACGGCCTCCATAATTCCTAAATGGAAGAGGTTTGGCACAACCAGGACTctgattatatttatttgtttgtttgtttttgtttttctgcccAAACTGAGCTATCAGGGGAAAAGGGCCTTAGTAAGTGAGGTGAACAAGAACCTGATGGTCACTTAGACTGATCTCCAGAGATCCTGTGTGGAGATGGTACACAGTTCCAGAAGGAGCAACTAGATGGAAGCCTCCCCTCAGAGCAAATCAAATGAAAGCTCGATTCAAGTTTGCAAAAAAGCAGCTGAACAAGattctctggtctgatgaaaCTCGGCTCTACATGTTCTGTCTGGAGGAAACCAGGCACCACTCCTCACCTGCCTTATTCCATCCCAACAGTGacacatggtggtggcagcatcgtgCTGTTGGGGGAGTTTTTCAGCAGCAAGGACTTGGAGTTTGGTCAGTTTTGATTACTTTGCTCTATTCGGCTTTCAGAGATATCCTTTCCATAGCACTCCGACTGAGCCGAAGGTTTACTTTCCAACATGACGACGATCGTAAGCACAGAGCCAAGACAACACAGGAGTGGCTTAGAGACAACTGTCAGTGTCCTAGAGTGGCCCAGCCAGAGCCTTGTCTTGAACATCTCTAAAGAGATCAGGAAATGGCTTTCTGACTGACTGATCAACCTGACTGAGCTCGAGAGGATTTGCAaggaagaaaagcagaaaatcCTCAAGGCTGTAACTGCTGCCAAAGGTGTTTTAACTAACTACTGAATAAAGGGTCTGAACACTATTATACATGCGGTATTTCagtttattcttattatatttacagacatttctagaatctttgtcattgtcattatGGGCTGATGAGTGTAGATTAACGAGATGAATTATCAACGATCGTATTCTCAGACTGCAACATGAGTGAAGTGGTCTGAATGCTGAACGTATCGTGGTGTTTTAAATCTATTGAAGCGTCACCCATTGTTTACAGAGGGACAAGTTCATCTGACGGTTAATGTGCAAATACGTGACTCATTCGGCTTCCATATAGAACGCTCTGAAGAACGTTTACCAGAAAACAATATTATCTTTTCTCCCTGTTGACAGCATTAAAGATCCAGCGGTGGAAAGTCTGAGTCAAAGCTTCACTTTACACCACAGACCTTATTATTTAAACCTGCTCACTGACTGTGTAACTAAAAACTAATACTTaggattgtttttttgtgtgtgtgttttgcagcgGACATTATCTCAACAGTTGAATTTAACTACTCTGGGGAATTGCTAGCTACAGGAGATAAAGGAGGAAGAGTTGTCATATTTCAGCGGGAACAAGAGGTAGGTTATAAGAGTTACGGTGTCTCCCGATCACAATCGTTTTATTTCTTTGCGCTGACCGACTTTCGTTTGTTGTTAAGCAGAGTGTgcaggtttgtttttgtttttttatttattttataaattaagtGCTGAtattacatttctatatttagTTTGAAAAGCATATACCTTGCTTGTGCATCTCTACTGCTAGTGAGGTTGATTTCTTAACACTTGctcttgtttttaaaataaaattacgtggtttttttttctgcctctttTTCCATTCTCAGAGTAAAAACCGCCCTCTCTCAAGAGGAGAGTACAACGTGTACAGCACTTTCCAGAGTCATGAACctgaatttgattatttgaaaAGCTTAGAAATTGAGgagaaaatcaataaaattagaTGGCTACCACAACAGAATGCTGCTCACTTCCTGCTCTCCACGAATGGTAGTTTCTACACCGtttggattttattattattattattccttacaacACGTGAAGCATGTTTTTTGCACTGATGCATATGTTGGCTTAGAAGCTTAGACTTTTACATAAATgaacttttgttttctttcaagATAAAACCATCAAGCTGTGGAAGATCAGCGAAAGGGACAAACGAGCAGAAGGCTACAATCTGAAAGACGAAGACGGGCGTCTCAGAGAGCCGTTCAGAATCACAGCACTAAGGGCAAGTTGAGCCTAGACATACACAGCGTCAGTCTCTCATCGTACactgcttcctgtttcctgtctgtctggaAGTGCGGAGAAACGTCTAGATCAGGAGACTATCAGCTTTGCACACCATTGGccttaacagattttttttttatatatatgtgtaaaatACTGAGAATAAATAAGAATACTGAACCATGTTTTCTATTATGAATTCTGctattttttgggtttttttttttttcgacatTAGAACCATTTGGTCGTCAGTCACCAATGAAAAATAATCAGcaataattttgtatttatttttttttacgaaTGAGAAATCTGTAGTTAATTGTCAAATGAACATCACAAAATGTAGAGCTTTTCGTGTCTCGTGTGGAATATAGTGTTGGACGATTTTCCTCATCTTTATTCCTCCATCTGTGTCCCGACAGGTACCCGTGTTGATGCCGATGGACCTAATGGTGGAGGCGAGCCCACGCAGAATATTTGCAAACGCACACACGTATCACATCAACTCCATTTCAGTAAATAGTGACCATGAAACATACCTTTCTGCAGATGACCTAAGAATAAACCTATGGCACTTAGAAATCACAGATAGAAGTTTTAGTATCCTTTCATCACCGTGGGCATGTGATTCATGAACGTGTTCAAACTAAATGCTCTTAATGGAACCGAACGTTTATACCGATTTAATCAATTCACAAAGAGTCTCCATTGTTTGCTGTCATTGTCCTTTACTGCTGCCCTCCTTCAGATATTGTAGATATAAAGCCTGCCAACATGGAGGAGCTGACGGAGGTGATCACGGCTGCCGAGTGCCACCCTCACCAGTGCAACGTGTTCGTCTACAGCAGCAGCAAGGGCACCATTCGCCTTTGTGACATGCGGGCAGCAGCTCTTTGCGATAGACATTGCAAATGTGAGTAGCTCGGAGTAGCACTGGTTTCAAGTCGCACCTCATTTCAGCTTAACACTTTATTCTCATGGGACAGGATggcatttcattattttaattattattatatattttttttttaaacaagaatgTCTGGACGTGATTTTAAAATGAGCTCCGTATTTTTGGAACGGAAAATGAGAAACTTTCCATGAAAAATCCTTCAGGACACAAATCTGTCCTTTGATGCCGTCTGCCCCTTTTTTGGAGTCTGTCCTTAGAGGGATTATAAAAGCCCATGGCCCATATAGTGTAGTTTTGAAGTGATCTTTTCCCCTGAGTAAGTCTGATGCATGATCACTAGATATGATATATTATCTGTCTTGTTGATGTTTTCAGTCTTGGAATCGGTACAAAATAAATATCGGTATGTTAGGATTACGTTATATTTAGTGTTGgttctgtggtgaactcagactgcgctgacctgttagttcctcaggagctcttggttgcttatgTCGACTCCACTGCAAACTTtagtagaaaggacattatttacattgaccaTTATTGCAATAAGACGTCTATTTACTATTTAGTGTCATATGAGagtgaggttcccttctgagtctggttcttcttaaggtttcttcctcttatcatctcagggagattttcctcaccaccgtcacctcaggcttgtttattAGAGGTACACAGTAACTTCATTTAAAACTTTACTtacgtaaagctgctttgaggcaatgtgaaatgttaaaagcgcttgaaaaataaaactgaaatgaatCTTTGAGGTTCCTGTCCATGTATtgaattttaattcaattattaaattaattttaaaacccAATCATTGACAGTAACTGGTCCTTGTGTATCCTGTTACtgaagcgtattgcattcacttgaggaaaaaaaatctgttttgaataaaaaaaattctgaattgagttaattatctcaaaattatgagaatttttcattttaaaaaaatccctcaaaatcctgccaggaGCTTTATTTTAGGCGGATTGCATGGAAGTAAACATGTCCCGCCTTTCAAGTTTAAGGgatctcgttaattcagaaaaacagcaaaataattTTCTTCATGAAGATtcttctcataattctgagagaATTAACTCGTTAATTCATAAAAAcggagtgtgtgtttttcaaaaaaatttcCCCATAATTCTGAGAGAATTAACTCGttaattcataaaaacagtAGATTTTTGTTCcccaagtgaatgcaatacgcttccgtaaTCCTGCGCACTCCTGCACAATTTAGTACTTTTTGTACTCCCAGCAAGCCTGATTCAGTGAAGCAGCTAATTAACAGCGCTTCCTGAAAAGAAGTGGCGTGTGTTAGAGCTGGGAAATCACTAAAATGTGCACAGGGGTTACTCCAGGATAAATGTCCGGGACCTGTACTAGAAAACACTTGAAGCTAGGGGGTAGACCTTTTTCTGGTGGGCTCAACAAGCAGTGTGCAAACAAGACAAAGTGAAACAGCTTACTTTGTTCAACTGCGTGTGAAATGTTTGCTAAGAACAGATCGCCTGTGACTGGTTTCGTGCCACAAATATTTTGTAAGGAGTCAGTTCACACTTTCGATTCCCACTCTGCCGTGTGGTTTTAAACGTGCCAGTACACGTTCACTGAACATAGCCAGAGAGCCATAAGCGTTTGTTCGTTTACTTCCTCGTTTAAAGTAAGAGATGTCACGCTCCTGTTATGTTAACGCTAGTTGCTCATCTACAACAGCAAGCAGAAGTACACATGTTAAAATTAAATCAGGTAAAGCAGAACTGGATGAATCAGTGTCTCCTCTttagacataaataaaacatttccaaacAGTCAGTCAGCAttcccaccccacccccccaccatGACTCcctttttgaaaaataaataaaaacagttcatctttatttaactaatttttttagtttttattcatttatttttccccaCAAACCGCAGTTTTTGAAGAACCTGAAGATCCAAGCAGCCGGTCGTTCTTCTCAGAAATCATCTCCTCTATATCTGACGTCAAGTTCAGCCACAGCGGTCGATACATGATGACCCGGGACTATCTCTCTGTGAAGGTGTGGGACTTAAACATGGAGAACCGGCCAGTGGAGACCTACCAGGTACTGCCTGTTTGCTGCACAAACTCGTTCCTGGATTCTGTGACCCTTAAAGTGAAACTATTTTCATGGCTTTTGGTCCTTCTGCTAGTCACTGAATCATTATTGCACAAATTGGAACTCAAACTAGCAAAGCTGCAGTGAAATACCGGTCTGAGAAaccgattaaaaaaaaaaaagaaactgaacaCGACCGATGTAAGCTTTTGAATTGTACGATTCTCATTTATTAGGCTTCGTCTTGGCGTGTTACGTGAGCATCTGTCATTTTGTTGGCTACTAATTAACTAATTAGATGACGAGCACAGCAGCATCATCTGGCGCCCAATTAAAGACGAGACGTGATGAACGATTGCTTCAGATTAGGACATGAAGgctaaatagaaaaaaaagtaatgactGAGCAGTCTGTCGATGCAGTACAGGTCTGTGTATTTAAAAACTTTCACACTGTTTGAATGTTGTTGGTGTcactttttatatgtttttaagtTAGAACGCACGTAGCTGGTGTGTGTGCCATGGGCCAGTTTAATCGTAGTTTTTGAAGATCGATTGcattcagtgtgttttttttttttttttttatagagctGTTCCATCTCCCGTGAAGGTGAAAGAATATAACCGAACCATCTGAGAGATTTGTTTGCAAACTTTCCGTATTCTGAAACGTCTCTTTAAGCACGTAGTTCACGTCGTTGTAAAGGATGTACATGCCGGTTTAAACGAGCCGAATTGATTTCTGTTAATGGTTTGCCATTTCTCCGGAATTCGTGTATTCTACTGACTAACAGATCGTTCCTCTGCCTTTAACCCAGTGTCGTGAATCTCATAATGGTGTTGCCTTTACTTTGCTTCTAGAAATGCTTAAGTTGCTTGTAATCCGTGTTGCTTGACCCAGCATGCCCAGCCTCCTCTTCACTTGTTTGTATTTTCTAGGTACATGAATACCTACGTAGCAAGCTGTGCTCATTGTATGAGAATGACTGCATTTTTGACAAGTTCGAGTGCTGCTGGAACGGATCAGACAGGTACAGAAGCTTTTCCTGTAAATggtttattacttttttcttctcttttttttttttttttttagtcttgaATCTGTAGGTGTCGTATTTAACATTGCATAACGCCGGTCGTTATTAATAAAAACGAGTCCCACGTCTGTTTTCTCCTGCAGTGCTATCATGACGGGATCGTACAACAACTTCTTCAGAATGTTCGATAGAAACACGCGGCGTGACATCACACTGGAGGCGTCGCGTGAGAACAGCAAACCGCGGGCCATACTCAAACCACGCCGAGTGTGCACCGGTGGCAAGAGGAAGAAGGACGAGATCAGCGTGGACAGCCTGGACTTCAACAAGAAGATCCTGCACACAGCTTGGCATCCTAAAGAGAATGTCATAGCCGTGGCCGCCACCAACAATCTGTATATATTTCAGGACAAAATAAACTAATGAGTATGGGGGATGGGAAATGAGAGCGTGAGcgagaattgaattgaaataaatatccCTACCGTATTTCTCCCCGGCACAGGACGGAGGacgctcaaaaaaataaaataaaataaaaaaatcttgtacTTTCCATAGTCTAGTACTTAAAGTCCATAAGAGAAGCTACAGCCTTGTTGCTCCTCCCAGCGCAAGTTTGACCCACTCGTCCAATTTACACAGGGAAACTTTAGGAACGCCCTCGCAAACCCTACCTTCCTTAAAACCAGGAGAAGGCCAACACTCATCTTCAAAAACCGCCGagcaaaaaacaacacaacacagaggCCAAAATCGACTTTTCAGCCGTCACAAGCGcgtgaatttttcttttttcttctagcCTGAGCCTCCATTTGTTCTAGTCATCAATCCACACCAAGAGGAAAGTGCGTATCCATTACAGTTAGGACGGCGCACAGGTCTCTGTCGCCCGGAAACCGCCAGACACATGACAGTTTTGCTTGTTGATGTTTGTCAACATTCCTCCCCCTGGCCTTAATTACAGGCCTTGGTGTTTTATCTTTTAAGCACTTAATACAGGTCTCCCTTTTGGTCAGTGGAcaattttttctttcctttttttttttttcttttcttccttccttctctcagTAACATCTACTCACAGACTGTCTATATAACTGCACCATCTGGTGGCAAACCACttaataaaagtaacaaaacTACAAAGATACAAAGAGAAAGCGTTTTTTACATTGCGAGCAGGTATGTATGGGgtttttatgttctgtgttatGCATGTTATGTAGATTCGGAGCGCCAGTGATGAAATGTGAAGTCATCCTGCTGATCTCTAGCCAGCTGCTAAAAAGGTGACGTCTACCTGCACgtcaggtcttttttttttttttttttcctttttttgcttttcattcCTTATAAATCGTTTGCCGTTTCAATAAAACTTTTATCGGACAGCAAAAAGAAAACTCTGTTTGCAGTCGAGATGAAACGAACCCATCCTGATTGTAACACAATCCTGATGTCCAGGTGGAAAGACTTCAGTAAGCAGCTGGTTAGAGAGAGATATTCAGTATAGGACTACTTGAAGCTGCAGTTGCACTGTACAACGAAGGACATTCGGCCATTTTAAATGTCAGTATTGCTGTTTGCTCTCCGAACGTCCGGCTTTGTCAAATATGACTctaaaggtttttttgttttgttttgttttttaattttcattttaaagggACACTGCAGCCTTAAATCTCTGTATGACTATAGAGGAGGATCTCATAATGATTCTCCATAGTAACCATAAATATTAAACGGCATCATTAACACCACTCCCCACCTTTAACCGGAATATCCCCCACTTTTTCATTCCCAACACATGAAATCACTCCATCCTCTTATATATTTGctgctacagtacatgtggCTTCATACctggacactaatcacacaccGTATGAGAATTAAAAGGATACTGTATACAGAATTCGGTCTGTGGAAGCAGGGCTCTAGTGCctcgaaaaagaaaaaaaatagctttttcgccagggaataaaacatttagtgGCCCATGTTCTGATCTGCTGATCGTTGTATTTCTGCACAGATGCGGCgtaagcagtaaaaaaaataaataaataaatatttgttcattAAATCTTTACCCAGCTCATGTCAGGACCTGGGATTAACTGAGACGAGTGTCAGGGTTTGCACGCTGCTTGATTTCTCGAAGCAGCATCAACACCCGTGATGGAACATCACGAATACAACTTTGACGGTTCAagtacaaagttatacagttgAATTTGTTTCCAAATTTCTAGCCACACACGGGTCAAAGAGCATCCTGTGTCTGGCTTTGTTCCTTGTTAAATAATGATGCTAACATTGTGGAAGTGTACAcctgtttgattatttttgaccaaagttaaataaattttaattgtgtTTACCTGACTCTGGGATGCTGCTCACCACTTTTTTTGGCCTGTGTCTTAAAGCTTAACTTtcatccttttttatttatttgagtttacAGTAAAGACAAGCAGTTAAAGAAACAACATGGACTGATAACATTTGATTTATTGGTTTtcacataaaatacaaaaccatGGATTTCTACACTCTACACATCATGCACTAAATTACATCGTGTTCCCTTTTTCTCTTTGACTTATTCCAATGAGAGGTCATCGCAGCAGTTAGAAGGTGACCTTACAACGTTTGAACTTTTATCTTAAGGTTCGGATCTGGACATCTCTACATTTTAGTTAGAGGACATCGGAAACGAGCtcgtgcttgtgtttgtgttttgcatgCGTTAATGTAATATGAATTGTTCTACACTGAGCTACCGGGTTTTTATTGAGTACACTtaatgtggtggtggtggtggtggtggtggtgtggctCTTCTGGCCTTCAGAACTGTGGATCTGGCCAGTGATcaatgcatcttttttttttttccgtcttTCCATCAAGATGCTTACCTGAGTTAAATATCACAGCAATGAACAAAGAAAATATCTTAACATTCACGTGTCAAAGTTTTGTAAAGATTGAAATCCAAGTAGTAAGCTAActagtcttgtgtgtgtgtgtggagacagaACTACAGCTGTTTCCATACTAAGCCAGACTGTTCTGTTCAAGCTTCCCCTCAGTGAGAAGCTGCTCTTCTCCTTTTTCCACTCAGATCCTAAAGATATTAACATCCTAGATGTGGCACCTTTAATCCACATGGGTTTGATTACCGTGACATGATCtcacaataaatataatacacttATCAGAACGCATCAGCTTGATCGCTGGGGTCGAGCGCTTTGATGTGTGTGCCGTTTACTCTGTTTGAATTGAACTCTAAACTTTACATCTTTACACAACCACCGTATACAGGGTATCGGACCACGGCAAGCCGTCTGACTGAGGCGTTTCCACATACGCTCGTGTAGTTCGATTGCAGGAAGTGAATCAAACTTGTAGTATACTTGGAGTAGTGTGCAGctgccttttttattttgggtGCTACACTGAGCTGTGGACCAAAGGTGAAATGTTAAGTTCTAGAAATTTCTACCAAGAAACAATTTTGCTATTTTATAATTATCAAATTTCTAGATTAATTTCACACTTTCTCTGTGCTGTGCTTTTCACTTTCAGTTAagtttctttccctttttctttgaGTTTTCACGTGAATTTGAGTATTTATCGCTTTTTTATTCGTGTTCTTCAGTGCATTGTGAACTCAAATCAAACTAAAAGTGAACCAAAAGCATAAACTTCACTCTGATTTGTACTCAGCAAACAGACCTACTCTCTTTCTCATAAATGAGTGATTGCTGCTATAATTTTTGGCATTTGTTTCATCTGATATGATTTATCAAAAGCTGTGCTGTTCCATTATGTTAGCAAAATCTCGTTGAAACCTGTACAGTCTGATCTTCTTACCTTTTCACCCACTCTCTCATGAAGTATTTACAGGTCCTAAGCCAGAGCTAAACTCTTCATGATGTAGTATAATTCCTTACATCTACATTTCACATGACTGCTATTTCAGATTCTCTATCTGAACAAGAAATTAGGTTGATGAAGGTGGAGCACAGATAACGCTACTCTGTCTACAGATCTAAAATGGCCTCCCAGTGCAGGTGGGACTGTAAGAGAGTGCGAGCCAGGGGAATACACGAAGAGAGTGGGATGAAGGCGGTGTAGCACGGTACCCGCC is a genomic window of Tachysurus fulvidraco isolate hzauxx_2018 chromosome 8, HZAU_PFXX_2.0, whole genome shotgun sequence containing:
- the ppp2r2d gene encoding serine/threonine-protein phosphatase 2A 55 kDa regulatory subunit B delta isoform isoform X1 encodes the protein MAGVGGGNDFQWCFSQVKGAVDEDVAEADIISTVEFNYSGELLATGDKGGRVVIFQREQESKNRPLSRGEYNVYSTFQSHEPEFDYLKSLEIEEKINKIRWLPQQNAAHFLLSTNDKTIKLWKISERDKRAEGYNLKDEDGRLREPFRITALRVPVLMPMDLMVEASPRRIFANAHTYHINSISVNSDHETYLSADDLRINLWHLEITDRSFNIVDIKPANMEELTEVITAAECHPHQCNVFVYSSSKGTIRLCDMRAAALCDRHCKFFEEPEDPSSRSFFSEIISSISDVKFSHSGRYMMTRDYLSVKVWDLNMENRPVETYQVHEYLRSKLCSLYENDCIFDKFECCWNGSDSAIMTGSYNNFFRMFDRNTRRDITLEASRENSKPRAILKPRRVCTGGKRKKDEISVDSLDFNKKILHTAWHPKENVIAVAATNNLYIFQDKIN
- the ppp2r2d gene encoding serine/threonine-protein phosphatase 2A 55 kDa regulatory subunit B delta isoform isoform X2, which codes for MADIISTVEFNYSGELLATGDKGGRVVIFQREQESKNRPLSRGEYNVYSTFQSHEPEFDYLKSLEIEEKINKIRWLPQQNAAHFLLSTNDKTIKLWKISERDKRAEGYNLKDEDGRLREPFRITALRVPVLMPMDLMVEASPRRIFANAHTYHINSISVNSDHETYLSADDLRINLWHLEITDRSFNIVDIKPANMEELTEVITAAECHPHQCNVFVYSSSKGTIRLCDMRAAALCDRHCKFFEEPEDPSSRSFFSEIISSISDVKFSHSGRYMMTRDYLSVKVWDLNMENRPVETYQVHEYLRSKLCSLYENDCIFDKFECCWNGSDSAIMTGSYNNFFRMFDRNTRRDITLEASRENSKPRAILKPRRVCTGGKRKKDEISVDSLDFNKKILHTAWHPKENVIAVAATNNLYIFQDKIN